The window GGAAGAAGCGAAAGTTAGTTCTGctgcctttttctttttcctaaatATCTGTCTCTATCTATGTTACACGGATTTTTCATTTTCGGTTCTAAGTTCGTATATTTAGCAAAAAAGCTGCATTTAACCGTACTGTTATATAAACACAACGCGTAAACTAGTCCTATTAATGTAGGTCTATCTGTTTAGGATGTGTTTGGCATGAAGGTAATAGTTATTTCAGTGAAATAAGTGGTTTTCTCCCGTGTGAGGTTGGTGAGTGGAAAATATTACTCAGAAGAGTATTCGTTAGATATTGATATTAATGTCAGCAAAATAGGATAGTGTTTTGATGGATTTTTTGAGTTATAAAgattgataatgatgtttgagtGTTAGTTGGATCAAATGGTAGACAGGTAGAGAGTAAATGTTGGGATAGTAGTAAAGAGAAAGACTTCCATGCATAAGTAAGTCATATTTCCATTTTGGTGGGAAAATATACCAACAACAGAAAATGACTTCATTTCCGGCAACGAGTCATATTCCTTGCTATTCGTATTTGTTGTTTCTAAGGTAGAAGTAGTAAGTAATTATAGTAGTAGTTGCTGTTTCTAACACTTGCACTCTCCTCATGGAATTAGTGATTTTATTGGTAATTTTACCAGGGTAAGGAATAATATGCTTTGCTGCTCATGATTTATGTGTCTACTGCATAGCAATAGTAGTTCTGTTTATTTACTTCTCAAGAACTATCTTTTGGGAGATCCATATCAATCAAACAACCATGTGTCATCCAAATTTAGTTGGGGTCGACCATAGGAACAATTATTAGATAAAGTAAGATAACAGAACAAAATTGATTTGTAAATCCTTGTCAAAATTAATTAGTGCAGTAAAAGAAATTGCTTCAATGGtcttttggttgatttgatataaTAAAACAAAGAAGCGTGATAACTGATATCTATGGTGAAGCAAAATAAAGGACATAAAATAGTTATAACAAAATGACTGCTATGAAAATATATCGTTAGCATAGCTGATGCGGAAAAAAAAGAATCTGATAAACTATGGTTTTGCAGTATGATGTTGTAGAGGAAAGACTCAACAATTTGGGCACACTGCTAATTTTGTGAGAATCTGCTTTTCTTATTGTTAAAGGTACGAGCTTGGCCGTCAACCTGCTAATACTAAGATCTCAGGTAACAAGACAGTTAGACGAATTCGTGTTCGTGGTGGCAATGTGAAATGGAGGGCACTGAGATTGGATACAGGAAACTATTCATGGGGTAGTGAGGCAACCACCCGTAAGACTCGTATCCTTGATGTGGTCTACAATGCCTCGAACAATGAACTTGTTCGCACGCAGACTCTAGTCAAGAGTGCAATCGTTCAGGTTGATGCAGCACCTTTTAAACAGTGGTACCTCCAGCACTACGGTGTTGACATTGGTAGGAAGAAGAAGGGGGCTGCTAAGAAAGAAACTGTCGAGGTACCCAACCTTTGCTATCTTATTTCCATACTTGAATATCATCATTTGTCTAGTAGCTGTTGATTCCTTGCTATCTGGCCTCCAAAGCTCTTTCATTTTACTATCCAATCGTAGTTCATCATGCCATGCGAATTATTACTGGTGAGTGGTGACCATGATCTGTAATTGTGTTTTGACTTTTGACATTGTTTGTTGTTTGGACATGATTTCCTGTTATGATCAGAAATAACTTGCCCAAGATTGAGAAAGAAGAGATAGGCAATGTATAAGTGAGGGGAAAAAATAGGTCTTCTTGACCTCGAATGATGCAGTAATCTAATAGCTTGATTCCTGCTCTGTTGCATTCTGCTGTATCCTTGGTGGAAATAATCCGAAATAGTCCCACTTATACCTGAAATGTTAAATAGCAAAAGGGATAACCACCCTCTTTTGCGTAGACAGACCCACTAAGAACATGAGTTGTCTAAATGAAGCCATTTTTCCTAATTTACCAACTACCTGCTAACTCACTTTACCTACAACTATTCAACTCCAGCAACTAATTTATTCAACTTTTATAAATGTATCCTCGCACTTATGTTGAGAATCTGAATGTCCAAATTGATGACCAAGTAGTAACACTTTCCTTCTTTCCCATATATATTGCTAATTTATTTTTGGTTGACACACGGCAGGAGGGAGAGGGTGCTGCTGCTGCTGCAGAGGAAACTAAGAAGAGCAACCATGTAGCCCGGAAACTTGAGAAGCGCCAGAAGGATCGCAAACTTGACGCTCACCTTGAAGAACAATTTGGTGCTGGTAGACTCTTGGCTTGCATCTCATCTCGGCCCGGTCAGTGTGGCAGAGCTGATGGGTAAGTTCCGCCTTAACAACCCTGCTTCATGAGAAT is drawn from Nicotiana tabacum cultivar K326 chromosome 22, ASM71507v2, whole genome shotgun sequence and contains these coding sequences:
- the LOC107824096 gene encoding small ribosomal subunit protein eS8-like; its protein translation is MGISRDSMHKRRATGGKKKAWRKKRKYELGRQPANTKISGNKTVRRIRVRGGNVKWRALRLDTGNYSWGSEATTRKTRILDVVYNASNNELVRTQTLVKSAIVQVDAAPFKQWYLQHYGVDIGRKKKGAAKKETVEEGEGAAAAAEETKKSNHVARKLEKRQKDRKLDAHLEEQFGAGRLLACISSRPGQCGRADGYILEGKELEFYIKKLQKKKGKTGAGGAA